The Ahaetulla prasina isolate Xishuangbanna chromosome 4, ASM2864084v1, whole genome shotgun sequence genome has a window encoding:
- the RAB2B gene encoding ras-related protein Rab-2B isoform X4 produces MSYAYLFKYVIIGDTGVEFGARMITIENKKIKLQIWDTAGQESFRSITRSYYRGTAGALLVYDITRRETFNHLYAWLEDARQHSSPHMVIMLIGNKSDMEHRRVVQKEEGEAFAREHGMVFMETSAKTAANVEEAFLNTAKAIYRKIQQGELDISNEGNGIRIGSKQPAVIPGGSPLRPGPQGSGDRSGCC; encoded by the exons GTGTCGAATTCGGGGCACGGATGATTACCATTGAAAACAAAAAGATCAAACTGCAGATTTGGGATACG GCTGGCCAGGAATCCTTCCGTTCGATCACCCGCTCGTATTACCGAGGAACAGCCGGGGCGCTCTTGGTCTATGACATCACCAG GCGGGAGACTTTCAACCATTTGTATGCCTGGTTAGAAGACGCTCGGCAGCATTCCAGTCCCCACATGGTCATCATGTTGATTGGCAATAAAAG TGACATGGAGCACCGGCGGGTTGTgcagaaagaagaaggggaggctTTCGCCCGGGAACATGGCATGGTTTTTATGGAGACATCAGCAAAGACAGCAGCCAACGTGGAAGAg GCCTTTCTCAACACAGCTAAAGCCATCTACAGAAAGATCCAGCAGGGTGAACTTGACATTTCCAATGAG GGAAATGGGATCAGGATTGGCTCTAAACAACCAGCAGTTATTCCGGGTGGATCACCCCTCCGCCCGGGACCGCAAGGCTCTGGGGATCGATCGGGTTGTTGCTAA
- the RAB2B gene encoding ras-related protein Rab-2B isoform X2: MSYAYLFKYVIIGDTGVGKSCLLLQFTDKRFVAVHDLTIGVEFGARMITIENKKIKLQIWDTAGQESFRSITRSYYRGTAGALLVYDITRRETFNHLYAWLEDARQHSSPHMVIMLIGNKSDMEHRRVVQKEEGEAFAREHGMVFMETSAKTAANVEEAFLNTAKAIYRKIQQGELDISNEGNGIRIGSKQPAVIPGGSPLRPGPQGSGDRSGCC; the protein is encoded by the exons gtGTCGGGAAATCATGCCTCTTGCTACAGTTCACAGATAAACGGTTTGTAGCTGTTCATGACTTGACAATCG GTGTCGAATTCGGGGCACGGATGATTACCATTGAAAACAAAAAGATCAAACTGCAGATTTGGGATACG GCTGGCCAGGAATCCTTCCGTTCGATCACCCGCTCGTATTACCGAGGAACAGCCGGGGCGCTCTTGGTCTATGACATCACCAG GCGGGAGACTTTCAACCATTTGTATGCCTGGTTAGAAGACGCTCGGCAGCATTCCAGTCCCCACATGGTCATCATGTTGATTGGCAATAAAAG TGACATGGAGCACCGGCGGGTTGTgcagaaagaagaaggggaggctTTCGCCCGGGAACATGGCATGGTTTTTATGGAGACATCAGCAAAGACAGCAGCCAACGTGGAAGAg GCCTTTCTCAACACAGCTAAAGCCATCTACAGAAAGATCCAGCAGGGTGAACTTGACATTTCCAATGAG GGAAATGGGATCAGGATTGGCTCTAAACAACCAGCAGTTATTCCGGGTGGATCACCCCTCCGCCCGGGACCGCAAGGCTCTGGGGATCGATCGGGTTGTTGCTAA